The following are encoded in a window of Manihot esculenta cultivar AM560-2 chromosome 8, M.esculenta_v8, whole genome shotgun sequence genomic DNA:
- the LOC110620116 gene encoding phosphoenolpyruvate carboxylase kinase 2, which produces MCDTLKNNYHICEEIGRGRFGTISRCFSPVKNEFFACKIIDKNLLTDTTDRECLQNEAKIMTILSPHPNIVQIHDIYETDDSLTMVMELCEQYTLYDRIINSNGGLCEGESASIMKQLLNAIAHCHRFNIVHRDIKPDNILFDSRNRVKLADFGSADWLGEVGTISGVVGTPYYVAPEVVMGREYNEKSDVWSAGVVLYVMLAGIPPFYGETVEEIFEAVIRGNLRFPPKLFRTVSSSAKDLLRKMICRDVSRRFSAEQALRHPWIVNGGETISVD; this is translated from the exons ATGTGCGACACCTTGAAGAACAACTACCACATCTGCGAGGAGATTGGCCGCGGCCGATTTGGCACAATCTCTCGCTGCTTCTCCCCCGTCAAGAACGAATTCTTCGCCTGTAAAATCATCGACAAGAACCTCCTCACCGATACCACTGACCGCGAGTGTCTCCAGAACGAAGCCAAGATCATGACAATCTTGTCTCCGCATCCAAACATTGTTCAGATCCACGACATCTATGAAACCGATGACTCCCTCACCATGGTCATGGAGCTCTGCGAGCAGTACACTCTCTATGACCGGATTATCAACAGTAATGGCGGTTTGTGCGAGGGGGAATCAGCATCCATTATGAAACAGTTGTTAAATGCGATTGCTCATTGTCATAGATTCAATATAGTTCACAGGGACATCAAGCCAGATAACATATTGTTCGACTCGCGAAACAGGGTGAAATTGGCGGATTTTGGGTCGGCTGACTGGCTTGGAGAGGTAGGGACAATTAGTGGTGTGGTAGGAACGCCGTATTATGTGGCGCCGGAGGTGGTGATGGGAAGGGAGTACAATGAGAAATCCGATGTGTGGAGTGCTGGCGTCGTTTTATATGTGATGTTGGCCGGGATCCCGCCGTTTTACGGGGAGACGGTAGAGGAGATATTCGAAGCGGTTATTAGAGGGAATCTGAGGTTTCCGCCAAAGCTTTTTAGGACGGTTTCTTCTTCCGCGAAGGATCTGTTGAGAAAGATGATCTGTAGAGATGTTTCACGGCGATTCTCAGCTGAACAAGCTCTAA GGCACCCATGGATTGTAAACGGAGGAGAGACAATTTCAGTGGACTAA